Proteins found in one Mycoplasmopsis citelli genomic segment:
- a CDS encoding type II restriction endonuclease — translation MKTTKLQDYKKIIKMERNKFFDAPFDLAYKNFVNLGYDKKTRRFFKENASEIVENLRSSCWKDFLNTEKKFNIKMFNVLINQKYANSLFPNEAITNFLNEYSDYIYELILSNTQSRRSRAGKEFESIIELLLMGAEIKFESQGILTIDRFTKKEMGKMIDLVLPGVIEFNIDKTNIIIISAKTTLRERWQEVVEEMSRTGAKEIILATLDEKINEKLFTFLSEKNIKIATTKKIKEDKYKNNSIVLTFEDLIKRGLRNMEKWKNYKFNSDKKELIKNLYIKQIEKHRDHKFVVDFYKDKLNE, via the coding sequence TTGAAGACAACAAAATTACAAGATTATAAAAAAATCATCAAAATGGAACGAAATAAATTTTTTGATGCACCTTTTGATTTAGCTTATAAAAATTTCGTCAATCTAGGATATGATAAAAAAACTAGACGTTTTTTTAAAGAAAATGCTAGTGAAATTGTAGAAAATTTAAGATCTAGTTGTTGAAAAGATTTTCTTAATACTGAAAAGAAATTTAACATAAAAATGTTTAATGTTTTAATTAATCAAAAATACGCTAACTCATTATTTCCAAATGAAGCAATAACTAATTTTCTTAACGAATATAGTGATTATATTTATGAACTAATTCTCTCTAATACACAAAGTAGAAGAAGTAGAGCCGGCAAAGAATTTGAATCTATTATTGAATTGTTATTAATGGGGGCTGAAATTAAATTTGAAAGCCAAGGGATTCTCACCATAGATCGATTTACAAAAAAAGAAATGGGTAAAATGATTGATTTAGTTTTACCAGGTGTAATTGAATTTAATATTGATAAAACAAACATAATTATAATTAGCGCTAAAACTACATTAAGAGAACGTTGACAAGAGGTTGTTGAAGAAATGTCAAGAACAGGAGCAAAGGAAATTATCCTTGCTACTTTAGATGAGAAAATAAATGAAAAACTTTTCACTTTTCTAAGTGAAAAGAATATTAAGATTGCAACAACTAAAAAAATTAAAGAGGATAAATATAAAAATAATTCCATAGTATTAACTTTTGAAGATTTAATAAAAAGGGGCTTAAGGAATATGGAAAAATGAAAAAACTATAAATTTAATAGTGACAAAAAAGAATTGATAAAAAATTTGTATATTAAACAAATAGAAAAACATAGAGATCATAAATTTGTTGTTGATTTTTACAAAGATAAATTAAATGAATAA
- a CDS encoding DUF6037 family protein: MNINIIKLIDDMNYKEIKTVYFKFNYKNLKYYVSLKKLDNLEPRFRKDSLYKLTFSKREDISKEFICESEGKFIWIGWERFNEFREYFGIELKDTKTNLIKNFASYFFSNIPNKVPEANKDIEKFLNLSKSDSIASDDPRKIYCIGVRRNSKGRKRTEFNLVKTKLLKEKLYNYFKDDDSISFLYSRFIEHNKTVNEILDAFTKKLKK, from the coding sequence ATGAATATAAACATAATAAAACTAATTGATGATATGAATTACAAAGAAATAAAAACAGTTTATTTTAAATTTAATTACAAAAATTTAAAATACTATGTTTCTTTAAAAAAATTAGATAATCTAGAACCTAGATTTCGAAAAGACTCTTTATACAAATTAACTTTTAGTAAAAGAGAAGATATTTCTAAAGAATTCATTTGTGAATCTGAAGGAAAATTCATATGAATAGGATGAGAAAGATTTAACGAATTTAGAGAATATTTTGGTATTGAATTAAAAGATACTAAAACAAATTTAATAAAAAATTTTGCTAGTTATTTTTTTAGTAATATTCCAAATAAGGTACCAGAAGCTAATAAAGATATTGAAAAATTTTTAAACTTAAGTAAATCAGATTCGATAGCTTCAGATGATCCTAGAAAAATTTACTGCATTGGTGTGAGAAGAAATTCTAAAGGTAGAAAGAGAACAGAATTTAATTTGGTTAAAACAAAATTATTAAAAGAAAAACTTTATAACTATTTTAAGGATGATGATTCTATAAGTTTTCTCTATTCCAGATTTATTGAACATAATAAAACTGTTAATGAAATTTTAGATGCTTTTACAAAAAAATTAAAAAAATAA
- the rlmD gene encoding 23S rRNA (uracil(1939)-C(5))-methyltransferase RlmD, whose translation MVESSYFMCAEVKFKSNCIELSYEGYGVAIYQGKRIFVPNFFPSEEAIIKITKIYSNYGYGVVESWIKQSLYRNKNHISTNSASLINLQYSEQLKWKEHYLNKLLTRNLNIDQKIIQPIIASHDVLHYRNKARYSLLIENQKVFYGEYLNKSKTLVKVSDFSLNKIKLNDILSFVLEKLNLIYQNKPDKVKFIKEITFRINGNNQVQILFSLHSDYDLPNKLINLLNENPFIVQLCVEKKNISKQIFKKEDFTISLFNKKFNLDTDNFFQVNLNVFEKILINIEKYLIKNHQNKTLIDAYCGVGVFSQIFNLYFNQLIGIEINQKSIKYAQSNAKLNQVNNVFYFDGKVENIINQKLISTKNSTLIIDPPRAGLDIKVINWIVKKNISEVIYLSCDPRTLTRDLKEFIVNGYEINQIIPFDMFPNTHHIETLVFLKNISLK comes from the coding sequence CGCATTTTTGTGCCTAATTTTTTCCCTAGTGAAGAAGCAATTATTAAAATTACCAAGATTTATTCTAATTATGGATATGGTGTTGTTGAAAGTTGAATTAAGCAAAGTTTGTATCGAAATAAAAATCATATATCCACAAATTCTGCATCTTTAATAAACTTACAATACTCAGAACAATTAAAGTGAAAAGAGCATTATTTAAACAAATTATTAACTAGAAACTTAAATATTGATCAAAAAATAATTCAGCCAATTATTGCTAGCCATGATGTTTTACACTATCGAAATAAAGCTAGGTATAGTTTATTAATAGAAAATCAAAAAGTTTTTTATGGCGAATATTTAAATAAAAGCAAAACTTTAGTGAAAGTTAGTGATTTTTCACTTAATAAAATTAAGTTAAATGATATTTTAAGTTTTGTTTTAGAAAAACTTAATTTAATTTATCAAAACAAACCTGATAAGGTTAAATTTATTAAAGAAATTACTTTTAGGATAAATGGAAATAATCAAGTCCAAATATTATTTAGTTTACATTCAGATTATGATTTACCAAATAAGCTTATTAATTTATTAAATGAAAATCCTTTTATTGTTCAATTATGTGTAGAAAAGAAAAATATTAGTAAACAAATTTTTAAAAAAGAAGATTTTACAATTAGCTTATTTAATAAGAAATTTAATTTAGATACAGATAATTTTTTTCAAGTTAATTTAAATGTTTTTGAAAAAATCTTAATCAATATTGAAAAATATTTAATAAAAAATCATCAAAATAAAACTTTAATTGATGCTTATTGTGGAGTGGGTGTTTTTTCGCAAATTTTTAATTTATATTTTAACCAATTAATTGGAATTGAAATAAATCAAAAGTCAATTAAGTATGCACAAAGTAACGCAAAACTTAATCAAGTTAATAATGTATTTTATTTTGATGGTAAGGTTGAAAATATTATTAATCAAAAACTAATATCTACAAAAAACAGTACTTTAATAATTGATCCACCACGTGCAGGGTTAGATATTAAAGTAATAAATTGAATTGTTAAGAAAAATATTTCGGAAGTAATTTATCTGTCATGCGATCCACGAACACTAACAAGAGATTTAAAAGAATTTATTGTTAATGGTTATGAAATTAATCAAATAATACCTTTTGATATGTTTCCTAATACTCATCATATTGAAACTTTAGTTTTCTTAAAAAATATTAGTTTAAAATAA
- the dcm gene encoding DNA (cytosine-5-)-methyltransferase has translation MSNLTQNSIYLISEQIKNKRLKLNMTQKELADAVGMSKYGDRTIRRWERGESKPSYLELKQILNFPEIAPFPNNESAKFSMIDLFSGIGGTRLGFHLTKQTKVVFSSEIDKFAIKTYRSNFGDTPDGDITKIDSKNIPNHDILVGGFPCQAFSQAGKKLGFEDSRGTLFFEIARILSDKKPKCFLLENVRNLISHDKGKTFKTILNILESLNYRVYYSLLKAKDFGVPQNRERIYIVGFHKNKVKNYEKFNFPRTSKKKIKLGDILEKNVSDKYTISDLLWKGHQKRKIENKKKGNGFGYSIFNEDSPYTNTISARYYKDGSEILIQQKDKNPRKLTPREAARLQGFPEEFIIPVSNTQSYKQFGNSVAVPVINAIAKEILKILNK, from the coding sequence ATGTCCAATTTAACGCAAAATTCAATTTATTTAATATCTGAGCAAATTAAAAATAAAAGACTTAAACTTAATATGACTCAAAAAGAACTTGCTGATGCAGTTGGCATGTCAAAATATGGCGATAGAACAATTCGAAGATGAGAGAGAGGCGAATCTAAACCTTCATATTTAGAACTAAAACAAATATTGAATTTTCCTGAAATAGCTCCCTTTCCTAATAATGAAAGTGCAAAATTTTCCATGATTGACTTATTTTCAGGAATAGGCGGAACACGATTAGGGTTTCATTTAACCAAGCAAACAAAAGTTGTTTTTAGTAGTGAAATCGATAAGTTTGCCATTAAAACTTATCGTTCTAACTTTGGAGATACTCCGGATGGAGATATTACTAAAATTGATAGCAAAAATATTCCAAATCACGATATTTTAGTCGGGGGTTTTCCTTGTCAAGCTTTTTCACAAGCTGGTAAAAAATTAGGATTTGAGGACTCAAGAGGAACTTTGTTTTTTGAAATTGCACGAATTCTCTCAGATAAAAAACCAAAATGTTTTTTACTTGAAAATGTCAGAAATTTAATCTCACATGATAAGGGGAAAACTTTTAAAACTATTTTAAATATACTTGAATCATTAAATTATCGTGTTTATTACTCTCTTTTAAAAGCAAAAGATTTTGGTGTTCCACAAAATAGAGAAAGAATTTATATTGTTGGATTTCATAAAAATAAAGTTAAAAATTATGAAAAATTTAATTTTCCAAGAACTTCTAAAAAGAAAATAAAACTTGGTGATATTTTAGAAAAAAATGTAAGTGACAAATACACAATTTCTGATCTTTTATGAAAAGGGCATCAAAAAAGAAAAATCGAAAACAAGAAAAAAGGTAACGGATTTGGCTATTCAATATTTAATGAAGATAGTCCTTACACAAATACTATTTCAGCTCGTTATTATAAAGATGGTAGCGAAATTTTAATTCAACAAAAAGATAAAAATCCTCGTAAACTAACACCAAGAGAAGCAGCTCGACTTCAAGGTTTCCCTGAAGAATTTATAATTCCTGTAAGTAATACACAAAGTTATAAGCAATTCGGAAATTCTGTAGCTGTACCAGTAATTAATGCAATTGCAAAAGAAATATTAAAAATTTTAAATAAGTAA